The DNA window CATGACCTTCTTATGGTTAACCAAGTGTGCTCTTCTTCTGCCATAAACATATACTCATACGAAGCAAATTCGCAGTTCATCCAGGAATAATATCTCCATGCATCTTGACAAACCTCccttaatttttaaaagttacagGATAAACAGTGATCACACGGGTTTCTATCCCTTCCAAGTCTGAGGTTATGTTTACTGTGTTCTCTCTTCACAAGAAACATGATGTTGTTTCAGCaaacaatattgtttaaatatgcaaatatcaGTACTTTGAATGTCCAACTAATGAACTTGGAATTTGAGCAAACGATAAAAATCTTCCATCTTTATAATGGATACCTAAACTTTATAGAACTCTTGATGATGAGGCACATGTATTACATCAGCGGTGTCAATCAGAGGAGAATTCTTAAATTCTAAATACCTAATACAAAATTGGCAATCTCATTATTTTTGCAGtaatataaaagatttattaGACTTTTCTACACGTTACTCCTCTATGGTACATTCTCAGTTTAAAGATCAATTACATCGTCTCATTAAACAgagttttgtttctttatgtttgcatttgtttttgtagcaattcagtgtttctctttttttactGCTTTTCCccttatacattttgtagttgatatgtttccctcagtttttgtttgtgacccggatttgttttttagtTAAATCGAtctatgactattgaacagcgttATTCTACTATTGCCATTTTTTGGTTACAAAAATGGGATtcttaaatacaaatttttttgtttcagGTAATTAAAATCTTAGTTCATGGAGAACCACAAAGATTCCAACAACAAATACCCCGAAGAATATACCATACAATTATTGGACTTTTTAGATCGAAAACATACTTGTTGAGTTTGGTATATTAATATTTCAGCACATAGTCGGTATATatattgagctgatctgtaacaataacatctccatgcttcatatatcatgtactgtattacgacgctagattcaaactgacgtggaaaggtaacacccggccaccgaGAGCTTTATTTTTAGGCCAAGGTGGTCATGTGGTCTAGCGCACCGGATACAGTGCAGGAGATTTGGTGTTACGATATctcagaagcatgggttcgaatcccgtcgagggaagaacaaaacatttgcgacagcaaatttacagatctaacattgttgggttgatgtttagacgagttgtatatatatattctatttgACAATctccaatggcagtcagcagggttcaAGAACAtcacctgttagtcaaatgcgttttgttgaaatatactttttcacttttttggtcttttggaaaatgttgtttgtgctgtttttagacccttctacaacgaaatttgtttaccatgcacacgtataaaaattacGGTTTTTATCCGatgcaatcataggtttgaacgtagttttcaagttagactcgtttatatatataatatatatatatatacaactcgtctaaacatcaacccaacaatgttagatctgtaaatttgctatatacaactcgtctaaacatcaacccaacaatgttagatctgtaaatttgctttcgcaaatttttggttcttccctcgccgggattcgaacccatgctaatGTGAAATCGTGataccaaatcgcctgcactgcagccgtcccgctagaccacagtagcatgagttcgaatcccggcgggggaagaaccaaaaatttgcgaatatacattatgtacacagccatgtatcaccatcattgatggcgatccgatggatacatctgttgtagggttgtcactgactcagacgtacttatgcaTTCTAGTAGATACTTTTTGTGAACTCCTTTGTGTAGAATTGTTTTGTATTCATATGAAACAGAGTTCTTACGGAACTTTCCTccaaacaaaagaaaaagcatCTTTTTGACTTTCAAacttcactttcagatatattgagtGTGTCTCGTTTCTTATTTACCCACATATCAGTGAGAGCTAGAATCTGATTTTACATGTTAGAAAAAGGAAACGACAGAAATCTGCTTCCTATCGTGATCTTTTCCCCTATATTGACACCACGGATACCCGGCTAGAACTCTTtgacaaacgcgatgatttcaactttccaattATCAACTTCTAGATCTTCAGCAGTAATATACCCATTGCGCCATCGTATGATGtttaaatatcttaataaaTACGGTGCGCTCGAGCATGTTTTCACTGCATGGAATTCATTAAAAGGGTTGTGCTCCATCCACAAAAACTGCTCGAAAAAAGGAACGAAGAAGACACCATCATAATTTTGATTgctaatagtaaaaaaaaacggaTCTGAAAAGGTGAGATTtactgatttttcttttttttaagtaggCATAAAATCAGAAACCGATGGTGATGAGGGAAAAACACCGCAAAGAATTTTGAATACCGAATTATTCCACAACGAACCCAGCATAAATAATCATTAGGGAAGTTATTCAAACTGTAGTTAGTCTACTATCCTTAGCGTAGAGAGTTAACTTGATGATTTGATCTGGAAAACAGGTCTCCTCGTATATTTGCAGAACGTATAGCTGTActtcatataaggatatttgcacatcatataacaCTGTGTGGGACAACTTTGCTATTCCAGAATTGGCAAATCTGACTTTGTTGTTTTACAAGATAGCAGAAATATTATTTGGCCAAGTGATagataattaacaaaaataaatttccccATATATCCCAACATGTTACTGTTGTCACTAAAGTtgattaaaagtacatttcccataggaaatttaaacatttctatGAGCAAATTCAAAGTTCCCAACGGGAAAAGTACTTTTTCAATGGGAATTTTAAGGTTCCCACCGGAACAATTTTCCATGTGAACATTTGCAGACAAGTTGTTCCAATGGGAAATTCTACATTTCCAAAGGGAATTGTTTCCCCAAGGAAACTAATTTTTCTTCCCAtgggaacatttatttttgctttattttttttttcgaattttgtaAAAGAGCTGTGAAATATAGTAACGAATTGACGGGTACTAATAACCGGGAGCAGTTCATAACAAAAGTCATtttcatttggaaaaaaaaacgaatatgTAATTACACTAAATTTAAGGTATTTCTTTTATACTTTTACATTAAAGTCTTGTACTTTAAGTAAATAATTGATAGAACCACATTGATTGTATTGCATCGTCGTTTATTGAAAAGTTACCATTGAACGTCCAGCGGCTGATTCTTCAATTTAAATCTTTCCCTTTTACTTTCAATTAAAATCATCTTGCATTTCATGTCATATTGTTCAAAGAACTGACAATGATCAGAGCCATGCCTGTGTATCTCGGAATttaaattatagataaaaattaataaatctgtTTGAATTCATAAACATGGGAAATCACCAATCGTGTTGAAGGTCGTTTTCTAGCTATGTTCCTTGAAAtcatgaaattgacattataattattattaatatgcCTATTCTTTTTCATCTATGTACTCGATATGTGTGTTTTTCGCCACTAGAAAGATGTGTACTAATAGCttttttttcaaggtttaaTTAATTTATTCCTTATCAAAAGTAATTTTCTATTAAGAATATCATGATAAGACACACAAGTTCTGTTTTTTTGTACCAActgggagatatatatatatgctatgTAAGACTGTTGCTTTCAAAAAGAGATAATTAAAGTTGGCAATGAGAATTTTTTAATTGACACTATCTCTCTGGTCCTTTATGAAGTCTGCTTATTAGAacaatcggcaatcctcggcTGACTCCGCTACTCCCCTTCTCTCCGTTAGATGAGGTACGGAATCagccgagttgtgacgaatgAGATATCCTgcaatcggcaatcctcgggtgaCTCCGCTACTCCCCTTCTCTCCGTTAGATGAGGTACGGAATCagccgagttgtgacgaatgAGATATCCTgcaatcggcaatcctcgggtgactccgctactctccttctaTCTGTTAGAtgaggtacggaatcggccgagttgtgacgaaaGCCTATAAGGAATAAAGAAACACCGTTGGTGAACATGAGAATGTtaacaagaattttttttaaaccggtGTGTTTTTTCCTGACATGATACGATGTGCCCATTCTTTTAACATGATATTTCTGTATCCTTTTTCCATTGTATAGAAAATAAAGCtggaataaatttataaatctgAGTTTAAAAGTTTAGAACCAAGTATAATTGTGTAAAGGGGAGGGAAGTCCAAAAATAAGGACTATTACAGAAAACAAGTTGTacatcatatatttatttctctAGTTTCCTCCGTCACTTTTCTCAGTAAAACATATAGTGAGGCAGTTGTTCCTTTGCCTATGTGTAAATGTAAACTACGTTATTGCATGTAAAGTTGTTAAATGTCTGTAGGAATAAGGCATTTCTTTTCTAATATCCAGTGTGGTAAATTTAGTTTAGTGCTTCGTTCATATCCTGTGTTGAGTTTTTCACAAACAGAACAATGAAGAGATTGCAACATCTCTTGTTGTGACCACGAGCTTGACAAGAACTGATcctttgctttcaaataactaGTATACAAACTTTCATTACTTCCCACGTGTTTTAGATGTAAAGCTAGTTCTTTAGGCGATTGGAAATCTAAGGAGGAGATAAATGTACCTTTTGGTAAAATGTTTCGTATATTCGGAGCTCCTCGGTACACTGGGAGTATGTCAAAACCGTCCTGATAGAACCGGAATGCCTTTTCAGTAACATAGTCTTCACATAGAGTATTTTCAAACGCCAAGTAAAATTTATATACTTTACTTAAATCTTTTAAACAGGCGTCATCGTTCCAGTTAAAAGGTGAAGAACCACACTTTTTACCGCACAATCCAAATACGTCAACATCTATGTGTTTTTTCATCTCCTGAATGTACTCGTTCCTTTTTGATACAGCAGTACAATGGCTTACAACCCAAgcaacacttttggacttttgaACGAATATCCTTTTGTAGTTTTtctctgtttgtatttttgttcttGCCAGTTCCCCGTATGGAAAAGATATATCAGCATCTGGTCTATAGCTGAATACCCAATCAAATTTATTTACccattcttttttcaaaaaggttttgtttgtatatgtttCAGATTCAATAGAGATGAATACCCATTTCTGATTGGATGACTTATTTGGAACCTTACCATCAAGGCTAGTATGATAAAATAACACAGCATCGCTTTTACCAAGTGAAGTTTCATCCGATGCTATACCAATCTTGCAATTCCTGAACTCACAATTCCTAAACTTGAATGTAAGCAAATTTTTTGGTGTGTCGTTAGGGCGT is part of the Mytilus trossulus isolate FHL-02 chromosome 13, PNRI_Mtr1.1.1.hap1, whole genome shotgun sequence genome and encodes:
- the LOC134694234 gene encoding 4-galactosyl-N-acetylglucosaminide 3-alpha-L-fucosyltransferase 9-like; the protein is MHFVRLQTSMFYGLLALISTGILLITGYLGNITHETYTMLCPIQRVKTKSTGISDQNIYTKVYSITWIKRPNDTPKNLLTFKFRNCEFRNCKIGIASDETSLGKSDAVLFYHTSLDGKVPNKSSNQKWVFISIESETYTNKTFLKKEWVNKFDWVFSYRPDADISFPYGELARTKIQTEKNYKRIFVQKSKSVAWVVSHCTAVSKRNEYIQEMKKHIDVDVFGLCGKKCGSSPFNWNDDACLKDLSKVYKFYLAFENTLCEDYVTEKAFRFYQDGFDILPVYRGAPNIRNILPKGTFISSLDFQSPKELALHLKHVGSNESLYTSYLKAKDQFLSSSWSQQEMLQSLHCSVCEKLNTGYERSTKLNLPHWILEKKCLIPTDI